DNA from Rubripirellula lacrimiformis:
GGCACTACTGGACAGATCGTGGTACGCGCGGCGGGATGGAACTTCGCGATCGTATGCGACGGTGCTTTGACTGCTATGAGCATGCCCATGATGCGTTCAGTCGACCCGAAACGTCCTCTGAAAGCGAATCGCATGAAGAGGCCGACGCGACATGCCCTTGATCAGCGACATTGCCGAAGTCCGGATGGGCTATCACTTTCGCGGCCGGGTTCAGGAGGAACCCGGTGGCAATGCGTTGGTGCTGCAGATTCGCGATGTGGATGAAGATGGTCGGTTCGATCCGGAAGCATTGACGCCGATGGAGATTCCGAATTTGCCAAATCACGCACTGTCGGCTGGCGATGCTGTGTTCTTGGCTCGCGGTGCCCGCCGGTATGCGTTTCTGTTTGATGCAGTGAGCCACGACAACATCGTGCCGGCTGGATATTTCATGGTGCTTCGTGCCAATCACGAGCGGGTTCGACCGGGGTATTTGGCTTGGGCGATTAACCAGGATCGGTTCCAGGCCCTAATTGACTCGGTGTCGGCGGGCACGGCAGTGCCTCAGATCACGAAGAGCAATTTGACCAGACTTTCCATCGATGTGCCTGACCTACAGACGCAAGATCGTATCGCCGCGATCGACTCGCTGATGAAACGTGAACGAACACTGATGCAACACCTGACAGACCGGCGGTC
Protein-coding regions in this window:
- a CDS encoding restriction endonuclease subunit S produces the protein MPLISDIAEVRMGYHFRGRVQEEPGGNALVLQIRDVDEDGRFDPEALTPMEIPNLPNHALSAGDAVFLARGARRYAFLFDAVSHDNIVPAGYFMVLRANHERVRPGYLAWAINQDRFQALIDSVSAGTAVPQITKSNLTRLSIDVPDLQTQDRIAAIDSLMKRERTLMQHLTDRRSALLRAAARGADD